GAAGTTTCCAGGCCCAGGGTGATGGCATTGAGCACGATGACGGCTGTGATGAAGTGTTGGGTGCGGGTCGATTCGACTATCGTTTTGATGCGCTCGGACACCTTGGCTTGTTTCCTTCCTGTTATGTGAGGCAAAAACTGATCGGCAGATTCGATCAACCCTGAAAAGCCGGCTTCCAGCCGCGTTTTTTTTCGCCCGCGAGCGCGCTTTGAATCATGACGAACTCACCGATGTTGTCCATCGTCACCAAACCGACCATTTTGCCCTGTTGCAGCACCGGCAAAGTGTGGCATTGGCAGGTTTGCAGCCGGACCATCGCGCCTTCGAGCATCTCAGTCGCATCCACGGTTTCGAACTCGCGCTGCATCGCGTCGCGCACGGAGGCCTCTTTCCCAAATTTGCCGAGCGCCATCAGCAAATCGCCGCGGGTGAGCACGCCCACGACTTTTCCGTCGTCGACCACGGGAAAATCTTGTTGCGAGCCTGCCAGAATCAACTCGATGGCGCGGTTGAGCGTGTCGTGGCTGGCGAGGGTTTGGAAGTTGGTGAGCATGGCCAGCTTCACGGGAATGCCGCCGACCGCGGTTTTCATCTGCACCATGCTGGCTTCCTGCGCGGCGCCGATCCACACGAAGAAGGCGATGAACAGCAGAAAGGGGTTGGTGAACAATCCGATGAAGCCGAACAGGAAGGCCATGCCCTGGCCGATGCCCGCGGCAATTTGCGTCGCGCGCGCATAGCCTTTGCGGGTGGCCAGCAAAGCGCGCAAGACCCGGCCGCCGTCCATCGGGAAGGCCGGCAGCATGTTGAACAGAACGAGCCAGATATTCACGATCATCAGCCGTTCGAGGAATGAGCCGCTGGTGACGGTGAGACCGCCCAACGGCTCGAAGGTGTTGGTTACCACCAGCCAAAGGAACAAGGCGATGGCGATCACGACATTCACGGCCGGGCCGGCGAGCGCGACCCACAATTCCTGGCGGGGATCGTCGGGCATGCGTTCCAGCCGGGCGACGCCGCCGATGGGCAACAGGGTGATGTCGCGCGTCTTGATGCCGTATTTTTTCGCGGTCAACGCATGGCCAAATTCATGCAAGAGCACACAACCGAAGAGCGCGAGGATGAATCCCACGCCGGACACCAACATGCTCAGGCTGTTACCTTGAAACCAGTGCATCAGGGCGATGAAACCGATCAGCAACAAGAAGGTGGCATGCAGGTAAACGCCGATGCCGAAGAATTCTCCGATTTTCCATGACCATTTCATCAGTATCTCTCCTTTCCATCAACTCGAGGCAATTCATGCTTCATCTGCAGGGCTGAGCGACTGGTCGCGGCGCCGCTTGCGCCACGCATGTGCCGCCAGGAGTATCAACGTCAAAGCGACCAGAGGGGTAATATATTCGAACATGATCAGACTGAACTCGTCGAGCTGATCGTGGCCGGTGGCATCGAGAATTAGATAAAGCGTGTACGCAAGGTAATAGGCAAAAAACAACGCGCCTTCGCGGCGGCCGATGCGGAAGCCGGTGAAGAAAACCGGCAGGCAGGCAAGCGCCACCGCAATCATCACGGGAATATCGAAGCGCAACGCCGCCGGCGAGACTGCCACGCCGTTGGGCGCGAGCAGGCTGGCTAGTCCAAGCACGGCCAAAATGTTGAAGATGTTGCTGCCCACCACGTTGCCCACGGCAATGTCGCGCTCGCCGCGCATGCTGGCAATGATTGAAGTTGCAACTTCCGGCAAAGAGGTGCCGGCAGCGATGATGGTGAGGCCGATAATCAACTCGCTCAAACCCAACGCTTGCGCCACAGCAACAGCGCCTTCGACCAGCCAGTGTGAACCCAACACCAGCATGCCCAAGCCGGCAATGATCAAGATGAGATTCACCCACCACTTGGCGGAACGGCCGGCGGCGCCGTACTCTTTTTCATATTCCTCTTTGACCTGCTGATTCTCTTTGCGGCTCTGCCGGATCGCCCAGACCACATACGCGATATTGATCGAAAAGAACAGCAAGCCATCGAAGCGGCTCAGGTTGCCGTCCAGCGCCAGCAGCAGCAGCAAAAGCGAAACCGCGATCATCAGCGGCACATCGAGGCGAACGAGCTGCTGCGACACCACCAGCGGCGCAATCATTGCGGAAAGGCCGAGAATGAACAGCACGTTGAAAATGTTGCTGCCGACGACGTTGCCCAGCGCGAGGTCAGCCTGGCCAGTTAAGCCGGATTGAATGCTGACCGCCAATTCCGGCGAGCTGGTGCCGTAGGCCACCACCGTCAGTCCGATCACCAAGGGCGAAATGCCGAGCGCCGCTGCCAACCGCGAAGAGCCTTTCACCAGGGCCTCAGCGCCGACGATCAACAACACCAATCCCAAAGCGAACAACACCAGCACCATCGTGTCCATGAATCGCATCCTCTCCAATAAGGCTGATCAATAGGATTGCGGCCGTCTTTTCCGTGCCGCTTGGCACGCTTGCCCGCGCAATGTTCAGGCGCCCGGTGTTGAATTGCCGGGCGGCGCCACTGCCCTCGTGTCTGGCCGCGCGTGCGCAGCCACACCTGTCAGTTCCTGTTTGTCATGATCATACCGGCCTTCCAGCTCATCGCAGCGGGTTCCCGGCCAGAGGCCCGGGCCGGCGAGATAGGCGGCGCGCGCGATTTTGTGCGCCGCTACGGGCGCCGTTAGAACCAAAAAAACGATGATGGCAATAACGCGCGCGGTGATGGCAAAATCATTGAAGTGCAATGCCGCCGCCAGCATCACGCAAATGACGCCGAGGGTCGCGGCTTTGGAGGTCGCCGACATGCGCAAATAGAGATCGGGCATGCGCACCACGCCGATCGCGGCGAGCAGCATGAAAACCGAGCCGATGATCATGAGAATCAAACTAAACAGATCTGCCATCTTCGGATTTTCTCCTTTCCACATATGCCGCAAACGCGATGGTGCCCACGAAGGAGATCAAGGCCACGACGATCGCCACGTCGAGATACACCGGCTGCTCGGCGCCCACGCCATAAGCCGCGATGATGCCGATGCCGATGGTGGTGATCAAATCGAGCGCGACCACGCGATCGGGCAGGCTCGGGCCGGCCAGCAGGCGTATGAAAGCCAGCACGATCGCCAGGCCAAGCGCCGGCATGATGAGCAACAGGGTGACTGATTGCAGACTCACTCGAACACCTCCCGAATGCGCTGTTCAAAACCCTGCTTGGTGTCCCGCCGGAACTGCTCGGGATCCTCCAGGTGCATGGCGTGCACGTAGAGCACGCGCCGATCGGAGGAAATATCCAGGCTCATGGTGCCCGGAGTCAGGGTGATCAAATTGGCCAGCAGCGTGATCTCGGCATCGGTTTTCACCTCCAGCGGAATCGCCACGATGCCGGGGCGCAAGCGCTGGAGCGGCGACAGCACGCTGATGGCAACCCGTATGTTTGCCACGATCACTTCCCAGGTAAAAAACGCCAGCAGGCCGAGCACACGCGGCACCTTCACGAGATACTGCTCGGAGCCGAAATGGCCGCGCCCCAGCCAAAGCAGAAGATAGCCCAGGCCAAA
The window above is part of the bacterium genome. Proteins encoded here:
- a CDS encoding site-2 protease family protein, producing MKWSWKIGEFFGIGVYLHATFLLLIGFIALMHWFQGNSLSMLVSGVGFILALFGCVLLHEFGHALTAKKYGIKTRDITLLPIGGVARLERMPDDPRQELWVALAGPAVNVVIAIALFLWLVVTNTFEPLGGLTVTSGSFLERLMIVNIWLVLFNMLPAFPMDGGRVLRALLATRKGYARATQIAAGIGQGMAFLFGFIGLFTNPFLLFIAFFVWIGAAQEASMVQMKTAVGGIPVKLAMLTNFQTLASHDTLNRAIELILAGSQQDFPVVDDGKVVGVLTRGDLLMALGKFGKEASVRDAMQREFETVDATEMLEGAMVRLQTCQCHTLPVLQQGKMVGLVTMDNIGEFVMIQSALAGEKKRGWKPAFQG
- a CDS encoding calcium/sodium antiporter yields the protein MDTMVLVLFALGLVLLIVGAEALVKGSSRLAAALGISPLVIGLTVVAYGTSSPELAVSIQSGLTGQADLALGNVVGSNIFNVLFILGLSAMIAPLVVSQQLVRLDVPLMIAVSLLLLLLALDGNLSRFDGLLFFSINIAYVVWAIRQSRKENQQVKEEYEKEYGAAGRSAKWWVNLILIIAGLGMLVLGSHWLVEGAVAVAQALGLSELIIGLTIIAAGTSLPEVATSIIASMRGERDIAVGNVVGSNIFNILAVLGLASLLAPNGVAVSPAALRFDIPVMIAVALACLPVFFTGFRIGRREGALFFAYYLAYTLYLILDATGHDQLDEFSLIMFEYITPLVALTLILLAAHAWRKRRRDQSLSPADEA
- the mnhG gene encoding monovalent cation/H(+) antiporter subunit G; translated protein: MADLFSLILMIIGSVFMLLAAIGVVRMPDLYLRMSATSKAATLGVICVMLAAALHFNDFAITARVIAIIVFLVLTAPVAAHKIARAAYLAGPGLWPGTRCDELEGRYDHDKQELTGVAAHARPDTRAVAPPGNSTPGA
- a CDS encoding cation:proton antiporter, with product MPALGLAIVLAFIRLLAGPSLPDRVVALDLITTIGIGIIAAYGVGAEQPVYLDVAIVVALISFVGTIAFAAYVERRKSEDGRSV
- a CDS encoding Na+/H+ antiporter subunit E, with the protein product MLLLNVFLALAWVALTGELSPVNFFFGFGLGYLLLWLGRGHFGSEQYLVKVPRVLGLLAFFTWEVIVANIRVAISVLSPLQRLRPGIVAIPLEVKTDAEITLLANLITLTPGTMSLDISSDRRVLYVHAMHLEDPEQFRRDTKQGFEQRIREVFE